TAGAGACAATCTAGTTTACACTTGCACTGACAGAGGTGGTGCTATAAAAGTGGTTAATGGAGTTTACCACATTGACTTATTAATGGCTAATAGAAAAGAAGCTAATTCTTTTGGTAGACGTAAAGGTACAGCCGTAATTGGATGCGAAGTAACTTCAATCGGTAATAACTATTCTTCTGTTGGAAGTAGAATAGTTGAAGTTGCTAAAACCAAGCTAGGTAAACCTTATGTATGGGGAGCAACTGGACCTAATCAATTTGATTGCTCTGGCCTTACTCAATTTTGTCATAAGAAAGTGGGTATATCTATACCTCGTACAAGTAGCCAACAAAGAGGTAGTGGTAAGAAAATAACAAAAGAAAATGTACAGCTTGGAGATATATTATGTTTTGATGGTCATGTTGGACTTTATGCAGGTGATGGTAAAATGATTCATGCACCTAATAAAGAAAAGCCTGTTAAATACGACCCATGTCTTAGTGGATATTGGGGAGGTAAATTATTGGGAATAAGGAGGTACTGGTAATATGCAAAATCCATACTTAGAAATGCTAGGAATAATAAAAGATGTACCTCCTAAGCAAAATTTTTTTCATTTAGGTAAGGTTAAAACTAAGCTTCCTAATTTAGTTATTAATTTAAACAATATGGATTTGGGAGTTGAAGATTTTAAAATAGCTAGTAGTTTACTAACTTTAAATAATGTAGACATAGATGTTACAAATGAAACTGTTACACACAATTTAAAAGATGAATTAAATGTAAATGATGAAGTATTGTTAATTGA
The nucleotide sequence above comes from Paraclostridium bifermentans. Encoded proteins:
- a CDS encoding DUF2577 family protein produces the protein MQNPYLEMLGIIKDVPPKQNFFHLGKVKTKLPNLVINLNNMDLGVEDFKIASSLLTLNNVDIDVTNETVTHNLKDELNVNDEVLLIEFNNTFILLSKAVTI